The Candidatus Bathyarchaeota archaeon region AATCTCTTTTCAGAACTTTTTCTGTCATTCTCCCTGTGTGTTCCCCGGCCTATTAGAGGACCTCCCCAATTACTCCTAAAGGGTCAATGTCCACCGAGAAGCTCATCATCGCTCTGGCAGGAACGAAGTCATTGACGTCCAAAATAGTCTTTGGGTCTTAAGATCATGAGAGCCTCTCACATCCCCCAGGAGATGATCCCTCAGTTGTGAAGTCAACGGTCCTTGTAGGGAGGCTTGTCATATTCATCACGGCCTCATGGAGCTCTAGCATATCTTTCTCCCTGATGAAGTGACCTAAGCCCCAGGGGAACATACAGTAGAGCCTTGGAGGAAGGGCAAACATGTGTGCGGTAAGGGACCACTCACGGAAGGGGACTATACAGTCCGAGGCCATGGTGAACTTTGGAACTCAAGGAATATGTCGATAACCTCAGAGCTTTGGTTAATGTTAAAGACGTCAAATTCCCCCTTAAGCTTTCGGAGGCTAGCTTCAGTTATGTTCCAAGAACAGCTTGAAGATCAGGGTCTCTGAGTATTCATCCAGTTTCTCAACGACGTCGGCGTGCGGCGAGGGATAGGGAAACGTAAAATGGTACATGATCCCCATGAGAGTCTCGCTCGGTGATCAATATAGAAGAGAACCAAAAGAGAGGGCTTGCCAGGCTCATGAGCCCTAGCCTGGTCATAATGATCCTTACCCACACGTTAGTCCATGCCGCGGGAAACATGCGCGACACCCTCTTCCCCCTCCTTAAGATGGAGTTCAGCCTCACAAACCAGCAAATTGGCCTCATTGTTGCTATTCCAAGCCTCCTTCAGTTCCTCTTTTCCGTCCCCAGCGGGATCATCTCCGATAGGTTTGGGGCAAAGAAGCTCATTGGGGCGAGCATAGTGATAGCTGCAGCGGGTGCCTTCCTAGGGAGCGTCTCAATGACTCCCCTGATGTTCATTGTCGCCTCCACCCTCCTAACCCTCAACTCCACTCTCTACCATCCCCCAGCCCAAAGCTACGTCTCTGACATTGCGAGCCCCCAGGACCGCTCTAGGGTCCTTGGGATCTGGTTCACCGGGGGTACCACGGGAGTAAGCTTGGGCCCCCTCTCCATCACCATACTTATGGGGGTTCTCGCATTTACCTGGCGACAGATCTACAGCTTCTGGGTCATCCCCATCCTCTTAGGACTCGTAGGTCTCTATTTTCTGAAGCCCCCCACAGAGATGGTGGAGAAGGAAATCAGAAAATCCTGGGAAAATGAAGAGACCGTGGACACCCTCCTCAACTCCAACATGATCCTCCTCCTCATATCGGGTACAGTAAGGCGTTTCGGAGGAGGCCTCTCTGCCGGATTCATGACTATCTGGCTTGCTGAATCCCAAGGATGGAACATCAGCCAGATCGGATTGATGCTAGCAGTCGGCTCCCTCGTCGGCCTTGTCGCAAGCCCCCTCGGGGGGGAGCTCGCCTATCGATACGGGGACAAAAAACTGTTTGGGTTCACCTTATTCGGCTCATACGCATTCTTTGCCCTCGCCTTTTTCCTCAAGGGGTACTGGCCCTTTATGCTCGCCTACATCATCCATAGATTCTTTGGCATCCTCGGCATGCCTGCCAGCATGACCCTCACATCAAAGCTCTCTCCTCCCAAGCAGAGGGGCGTTGGCTTCGCCCTCTCATCCATACCTGAGAATGTAATGAGACCCGTAGCCGCGATACTCGCCGCGGTCATCGCTGACACCTACGGACTCTACCCCATATTCATCACAACCTCAGCGATATACTTCATAGGGCTTGGGATATTCCATTTCGGGGTGCGAATTGAAGAATAGTCCGTTAAGTTCTCCCGCCCGCGCAACAAAGGAGAAATAGAAAGTCTAAACCTTCACGATTCCGATGCCATTCTCTATGTTGATATCTGTCCCGTAAGGCTCAGAAAGTTTCTTTATAATCCCCACTATCTCAACACCCTCCTCATTGTCGACGAACATGGGTCTCCCCCTCTGGCTTCTGGACTTGTCCTGCCCTAGCTCCACAGGGTATAGGGTCAAGCTGTTGAGTCGATCCCCCTCGAATTCCATGAAGGGGATGACACT contains the following coding sequences:
- a CDS encoding MFS transporter; protein product: MINIEENQKRGLARLMSPSLVIMILTHTLVHAAGNMRDTLFPLLKMEFSLTNQQIGLIVAIPSLLQFLFSVPSGIISDRFGAKKLIGASIVIAAAGAFLGSVSMTPLMFIVASTLLTLNSTLYHPPAQSYVSDIASPQDRSRVLGIWFTGGTTGVSLGPLSITILMGVLAFTWRQIYSFWVIPILLGLVGLYFLKPPTEMVEKEIRKSWENEETVDTLLNSNMILLLISGTVRRFGGGLSAGFMTIWLAESQGWNISQIGLMLAVGSLVGLVASPLGGELAYRYGDKKLFGFTLFGSYAFFALAFFLKGYWPFMLAYIIHRFFGILGMPASMTLTSKLSPPKQRGVGFALSSIPENVMRPVAAILAAVIADTYGLYPIFITTSAIYFIGLGIFHFGVRIEE